DNA from Pirellulaceae bacterium:
TGAGCGATGCCCAATGCATTGCAGATGGCCGGAATGAATATTTCCCCTTCAGTTACGATAAAGTCTGGGGGTTGCGATGCGTTTCGAGCTGATGATTTGCCGAAGCCCAAGCGATCATAGGCCACTACGGTTCGCGATGCAGATCGGGCTAATTCTTCCGGAAAACGACGCCACTGTTCGACCGATCCCAGCGAGTCATGCAGCAAGAGTATGGGAACTTTGGCCGAGCCTTCCAGATCCCAACGACGAACGAACAGTCGCCCGCCGTCCATTTCGATATAGGACTCGTGTGCCAGAATTTTCATAGTAATCCAGGTATTGCCAATCGGCCGTTGAATTCCGGAGGAGCATTGTTGCAGGTTGCCTGCCGACTGGCAATCACTTTAATGTTCGACTGTGGTCGATCGAATTGCTTGAATTACCAACCAACAGTAGAATGCCGCCACTGCATGGCGCTGTTGATAGCGAGCGAATATTCCAACGATCTGCGAGCCACCGATTGTTGCGTAAAACCCCAAATTGGATAAATGATGAATATGTTGACTTCAATCTTGATGATAGCCGTGCTCATGCAACCCGCAGCCGAGGCGGAGCAGCCCGGAGCGTATGTTGTAGCATCGACCACGATTGATTACACCGATTCCGAGCGCGATAATCGGCGACTTAAAACGGAGATCTGGTATCCGGTGTCACCGGCTAGTTCAGAGGCTGTCAGTGCCGATCAGGCCAAGCCGCGACTGCGCAATGTTCCGTGCGCGGACGGTGAGTTTCCGGTAATTATGTTTTCGCATGGCTCGCAAGCAACTCGCCTGCAGTCAACCGAGCTGTGCGAGCATTGGGCTAGTCATGGCTACATCGTGGTGGCACCGGATCATCAATTCAACACGTTCATTGATCACGACAACAATCGCATGTTGCAAACGGCTCTCGACCGCCCGCGTGACATTTCGTTTGTCTTGGATCAAGTGGAGCGCCGCCATGAGACGGCTGGCGATCTACTGTACCGCAAGCTGAGGCTCGATCGCATCGCCGCCATCGGCCATTCGTTTGGTGGCTATACCTCTTTGGTGCTGGGTGGTGCCGAGGTCGATTTTCAGACCGCCTCCCGTCGATTTGGAGCGGAGTTACCAGAGAAACTGCCCGGACTGTCAGACTCTCGCATTCAAGTGGTTGTTTCCTACGCACCGATTGGGCCACCGGTGTTCAACGCTACAGGTTTAGCAGAGTTGAAAAAACCAACCCTGGTCTTTGGCGGAACGTTGGACACGATATTACCCTACCAGACATCGCAAGTCCCTATTTACGAACATGCCGGAGGGACTTGCTATTTGGCAGGGCTGGTAGGCGGATCACATTTCTCATTTAATAATGCAGGGGTGCTGAAATTGATCCAGATGGTGCAAGGCGAGGATGCTCGCGAGGAGATTGACCGAGCAGAAGCCGACCGGTTGGTGCGCGGGATCACCTTGGCTTTCTTGGATCGTCACCTAATCGGCACGGATCGCTGGGGCCAATGGCTAGCTGATCATCCACCACACATCGAATTTAGCCAACGCCTTTTGGCAAAGTAGTTATTCGCTTCCATCGCGGCTGTATGGCTGTAGTTCTACTTACCAAGTCGTGAACTTCAGGGCACAGGCCCCCGTTTCAATCGTCGTCCTTTCAAATCGTGTTGCTGGATTTCCTTGATGGTTGTTGGACGATGGGACGAGCTATTCCAACGCTTGCGATGGCCGCTGTGTGTGCTGCTGGTCTTGCTGACCATGGCCGCCATCATTGGGGTACTGCGACTTGAATTTGATGATGTTCCTCGCAGTGTGTTTCGCACGGATGACATCGAGTTTGATCGGCTGGAAGAGGTCTTCCGCAACTTTGGATCGGATGACAATGACTGCATTCTGGTGGTGCAGCCCGCTTCTGCGCGGAATCACAGCGGTGCCAGCAGTGACGATCTATTCAGTCCGGCCGCAGTAACCGCTCTGCGATCGTTGGTCGGGGAGCTGAAGCAGCTCGATGGCATCGACTCCGTACGCAGTCTCACGGACGTTGTGACGTTTACTCCGCAGGGCGGAGTAGGCTCACTGCTTCCGCCCGAGGGAACTCAGGACACGGAAATCTACCGAGCCGCAGTCCGTCAGGCTACCGAGCATCCTTTGGTGCGAGGGCAACTGTTATCGCCGGACGCAACTACATCGCTGATCATTGTACGTCTGGCTGATGCTTCGCTAGGAATCAGTCAGATTCAGCCACTGCTACAAGATATTCGTAACAGCGTGGAGCGGTCGCAGGTAGGTGATGTGTTGTGGGTGCGAGCCACCGGTGTGCCAGTGATTCGCACCGAGATTTACGACGTTGTTCGTCGAGAGAGTGTACGATTCATTTTTATCGGCGTTGTCCTGGCATTACTGATGTCGCTCGTGCTGTTTCGCCGTCTAGGTGCTGTGATTGTTGTCTCCAGTGCGCCGATGTTGGGGTCGTTGTGGACGCTAGGTGCCATGGGCTTGGTGGGCGAAAAGCTGAACATCATCAACACCATTGTGCCCACGCTGGTCATGATAGTTGGCTTCACCGACGCAGTGCATTTGATGCATCATTTGCGCCGCTGTGTGTCCGACGGTATGCCGCCCATGAAAGCGGCTAGCTTGACAATTCGACATTTGTGGTTGGCGTGCCTGATGACTTCGCTGACCACCGCCGTAGGATTCGGCTCGCTGGCGGTCGCCCGCGTGGATATCATCCGCCGCTTGGGATTGACCTGCTCGGCCGGTGCAATTCTAGCCTTTATCGCGGTTGTCTTGGCCGTACCGCTGTTGTCGAGCACCTGGCTGGGCAACTACTTGGTGCCGCGCAAGCCCAGCAATCCCGATAACTGGCGCGTGCGATTGCTGGACAAAACTGTAGATGTAGTCTTGCGTTATTATCGCCTCGTGACCATTGGCGGAGTAATCACCACCGGACTACTGTTGTGGATGACCTTGCAACTGCGTCCTGACAATCGATTGACCGAGTCGATCCCGGCAACGCAGGAATCTGCTCAGGCATTGGCTCACTGCGATCGAGCTTTGGGCGGGATCTTAATGGCCTACGCGGTGGTTGAGTGGAATGAGGACTATGGGTTGAAGTCCCCAGAATTATTAGCCGCCATCGGTGAGGTCCAGCGTGCGCTGGATGATGATCCCAGCATCAGCTATCCCTTGTCCATTCTAAACCTTCTGCAAGCACTGCCCGGAAGTCAGACTGAATTGGCCGGCCGCGTCTCACTATTACCATGGGTGCCCAAGGATTTGTTGCAGCGCTTGGTGCGAGAGGACTTGCGGCAAGCGATCGTCAGCGCGCATTTGCCAGACACTGGAACGAATTCGCATCTGCCGGCTCTTGCGCGACTGTCGCATAGATTCGCAGAAATTCAACAGCGTTATCCCGGCATTGAAGTCTATCTGACCGGAAGCGTTGCCGTCGCAGGACGCAACATCAACCAGATGATCTCCGATTTGGCCAACAGCTTGTTGATGGCTTCGGTAGTCATTTTCGGTTGCCTGTCGCTCGGCTTTCGGTCGTGGCTGTTCGGTTTGCTGAGTATTTTGCCAAATGTATTTCCCTTGCTATTTACAGCCAGTGTGTTGGTGCTGTTCGGTCAGCCGTTGCAGTTAACAGGTGTCATTGTATTTAGCATCTGTTTGGGAGTTGCCGTTGACGATACCATCCATTTGCTTTCACGCTTCCGCTACGAGGTGGCGACTGATCGCGACGTACCGGGTGCGGTGCGGCGCTCTGTGCATGCTGTCGGTACGGCGCTGGTCACGACAACCCTAGTTTTGCTGGCCGGCTTCGGTAGTGTGTTGACCAGCGAGATGCCGCCCAGCCGACTCTTTGCCTGGATGTCCTGCACGGCAATTTTCGCAGCATTGCTCGGCGACCTGTTGATGCTGCCTGCGCTTTTGGCTTGGTTTGCCGACAGCAAGTCCAGAAGATCTTGAGGTTTGCCGCGACTAGTTCCAAGCTACGCGGTTAACTGACCAACAGATGCGTTGCTGAAATTAATAGCCTAGTTGAAGGCCTGCCGGGCCAGCCCCTAGAATTAAGTACTCCAAGTCGGTCTGCATGTTGAGCCCCTGCCGATGGTAGTTCAAATACTGGGCATGAATGGTGTCATCAAAATAGTTGCTATCGCTGCCCGCCACAATCTACAGAGTCCACCAGCTACCATGAATCAGCTCAAGTCAACTGCAACTCTTGGGATCGCGTGTGCCGTTGCCGGGTACTTTTTATTTTCTGCAGGCGATGCCATGTCCAAGTACATGCGCCAATTTGAGTACACGTCGGCACAGATTTCATTCCAGTATTCGACCACCGCAGTCATTCTGCTGTGTGCCTGTTCGGGGTGGTTAGGGGGCCTCAAGCAAACACTGAAAACAGAACGCAAGTCGCTTCACTTGCTGCGCGGGTTGGTGTCCGCGCCAACACAGGCGTTCAATTTCTATGCATTTTCCAAGATGCCCATGGCCAACGTGTATGCAGTGATCTTTTTGACACCGTTCCTGACGGCGACGTTGGCGGCCATGTTTTTGAAGGAAAAGGTAACTGCAACGCGCTGGCTGTTGATCGCGACGGGATTCGTGGGCGTGCTGATTGCAATGCGACCAGATGTTTATGGATTCAGTTTGCCAGTAGTTGCCGTCATGGTGACGGCCGTGTTTACTTCGGTGCGTAACACCACTGTACGATTGTTGGGACCTCAGGAGACTGCTCTGTCGCTGGCGCTGTATCCTGCTGTGGCAATTGCGCTGGCGACTAGTGGGCCTGCGCTGAGCGCCGGCAAGCTGCCGACGTTGGTCCATCTGGGAATGCTGTCCGGTGGAGGACTCATGTACGCCTGCGGATTGTTACTGACCTGCCTAGCATTTCG
Protein-coding regions in this window:
- a CDS encoding MMPL family transporter, whose translation is MVVGRWDELFQRLRWPLCVLLVLLTMAAIIGVLRLEFDDVPRSVFRTDDIEFDRLEEVFRNFGSDDNDCILVVQPASARNHSGASSDDLFSPAAVTALRSLVGELKQLDGIDSVRSLTDVVTFTPQGGVGSLLPPEGTQDTEIYRAAVRQATEHPLVRGQLLSPDATTSLIIVRLADASLGISQIQPLLQDIRNSVERSQVGDVLWVRATGVPVIRTEIYDVVRRESVRFIFIGVVLALLMSLVLFRRLGAVIVVSSAPMLGSLWTLGAMGLVGEKLNIINTIVPTLVMIVGFTDAVHLMHHLRRCVSDGMPPMKAASLTIRHLWLACLMTSLTTAVGFGSLAVARVDIIRRLGLTCSAGAILAFIAVVLAVPLLSSTWLGNYLVPRKPSNPDNWRVRLLDKTVDVVLRYYRLVTIGGVITTGLLLWMTLQLRPDNRLTESIPATQESAQALAHCDRALGGILMAYAVVEWNEDYGLKSPELLAAIGEVQRALDDDPSISYPLSILNLLQALPGSQTELAGRVSLLPWVPKDLLQRLVREDLRQAIVSAHLPDTGTNSHLPALARLSHRFAEIQQRYPGIEVYLTGSVAVAGRNINQMISDLANSLLMASVVIFGCLSLGFRSWLFGLLSILPNVFPLLFTASVLVLFGQPLQLTGVIVFSICLGVAVDDTIHLLSRFRYEVATDRDVPGAVRRSVHAVGTALVTTTLVLLAGFGSVLTSEMPPSRLFAWMSCTAIFAALLGDLLMLPALLAWFADSKSRRS
- a CDS encoding DMT family transporter, which translates into the protein MVVQILGMNGVIKIVAIAARHNLQSPPATMNQLKSTATLGIACAVAGYFLFSAGDAMSKYMRQFEYTSAQISFQYSTTAVILLCACSGWLGGLKQTLKTERKSLHLLRGLVSAPTQAFNFYAFSKMPMANVYAVIFLTPFLTATLAAMFLKEKVTATRWLLIATGFVGVLIAMRPDVYGFSLPVVAVMVTAVFTSVRNTTVRLLGPQETALSLALYPAVAIALATSGPALSAGKLPTLVHLGMLSGGGLMYACGLLLTCLAFRFAPAALASPFHYTQIFWAVLAGLLLFGDMPDRWTILGSMIIILCGVGLTVSQSTQSPAELALSGSGSKK